In Nitrospiria bacterium, a single window of DNA contains:
- a CDS encoding class I SAM-dependent methyltransferase, whose protein sequence is MGEGAIQEVAHTYNQMAKNLDLIVSKVPFLVNSYLLYNKLIPKLTKNGRFKRVLDAGCGSGLQTIQLAKCAEEVIGLDIAAGLIELARNRCMGYQNVSFVTESITKIPFENESFDAVFSYGDVVSHIREDYENAIGELARVARPGGLVSFEVDNKWNFNLLYHPLELWDAMTHWRRGHDSRIWNGMCFKTFTYPELQKILTKYNLKPLEFHGHNIFASLVPDRFALEEGERSIFGELALWLGKLDQPLSGIFPFYRLGYNIVVVTQKS, encoded by the coding sequence ATGGGAGAAGGTGCAATCCAGGAGGTTGCTCACACCTATAATCAAATGGCCAAAAATCTTGATTTGATTGTTTCTAAAGTTCCTTTTCTGGTCAATTCTTATCTTCTTTATAACAAATTAATTCCTAAACTTACAAAAAATGGAAGGTTCAAACGTGTTTTAGATGCAGGGTGTGGAAGTGGTCTTCAAACCATTCAATTGGCCAAATGTGCTGAAGAGGTTATTGGGTTGGATATTGCGGCAGGCCTGATAGAGCTTGCCCGGAATCGCTGTATGGGGTATCAAAATGTCTCGTTTGTTACTGAAAGTATTACCAAAATACCTTTTGAAAATGAGAGCTTTGATGCGGTTTTTTCATATGGGGATGTGGTTAGTCATATTCGGGAAGATTATGAGAATGCCATTGGGGAATTAGCCCGTGTGGCCAGGCCCGGAGGGTTGGTTTCTTTTGAAGTAGATAACAAATGGAACTTTAATCTGTTATATCATCCACTTGAGCTTTGGGATGCCATGACCCATTGGAGAAGGGGGCATGATAGCCGGATATGGAACGGTATGTGTTTTAAAACGTTTACCTACCCTGAACTTCAAAAAATTCTTACAAAATATAACCTTAAACCATTGGAATTTCACGGGCATAATATTTTTGCATCCCTGGTCCCTGACCGGTTTGCCCTTGAAGAGGGAGAGCGAAGTATATTTGGGGAATTAGCCCTTTGGCTTGGAAAACTGGATCAACCCCTATCTGGAATCTTTCCTTTTTACCGCCTTGGTTATAATATTGTGGTGGTGACTCAAAAAAGTTAG